AGCCTCTTTTGCTCAGTCAAAATCAGTAGGTAGTGACAGCATAAAAGTAGAAAAATATATAATAAACATTGACACAATAAACATTTCTAACAAGTCAATGTATGCACATACAGATATTTTCTTCATACCTAAAAAAGAAAATTTGTGTTTTATTCCTATTGATTTACTAAAACTAAATGTTGATAGTATTTTTTTAAATTCTACAAAAATAACGTCATGGACATACAACGACACACTTCTAAACATTGAAAGTCCTACTCCATTAAGCATGGCTGACACATCACATTTAAAAATATTTTATCATGGGCATCCACAGACAGACCCAAGCGATATGGGTGGTTTTTATTTTCAAAGTCCTTTTGCATATAGCATAGGTATAGGAATCGATGCTAATCCTCATACATTTGGCAGATGTTGGTTCCCTTGCATAGATAATTTTACTGATAAGGCTTTTTATGAATTTAAAATATTAACAGACACTACACAAATGGCTGTTTGCAACGGAACATTGATAGACAGTTCTTTTAACTCAGCATTAAATAAAAAATTTTGGCATTGGAAATTAAATGCTAAGATACCAACATACTTAGCCTCTGTAGCAGTTGCCCCATATGTTTGCTACACAGATACCTTTAATGGAATAAAAAACAACATTCCTATAAATATTTATACAATAGCAAGTCTCTATCCAAATATTAGCGGAACTTTTGAAAACTTAAAAAAGATGCTAAATAGTTATGAAGATAAATTTGGACCATACGAATGGGAAAGAGTAGGTTTTGTTGGAGTTCCTTTTATATACGGAGCTATGGAACACGCAACAAATATAGCTTTTCCAAATATTGCCATAAATGGAGGTAAAACTTTTGAGTCAGTAGTTTATCATGAATTATCACATAACTGGTTCGGAAATTTAGTAACATGTGCAACAGCAGAAGAAATGTGGATAAATGAAGGTTGGGCAAGTTTTTGCGAATTTATTACAAGCGAAACATTATACGGTAAAACCGCGATGGAAGAAAATGTAAGAAATACACTTCTAAGTGTTTTACAAAAAGCACACTTAGACGATGGTGGCTTTTATCCTGTTGGCAATGTTCCTCACAATATAACTTATGGAACTACTGTTTACAGAAAAGGTGCATTGGTAGTATACACATTAAGAAATTACATGGGCGACTCCATCTTCTTCCCAGCAGTAAAAGCTTATCTTGACAGCCTTAAATTTAAAAATGCCTCAATTAGCCAATTACAAAACATTTTGAGTCATCACTCTGGCATAGATTTAAGCAGTTTTTTCAATGATTGGGTTCTAACCGAAGGCTTCCCTCATTTCGACGTTGATTCAATGAAATCTATTCCAAATGGCAGCAACTTTACAACTACAGTTTTTTTAAGACAAAGATTATATGGAAGAACTAGTTTTTCAAATAACAATCGTGTTGAATTAACATTCTTAGACGAAAATGGTAACTCTTGTAGCAGAACTGCATTTTTCTCAGGCGAATTTGACACAAACACTTTTGATCTTCCGTTTAATCCAACAATAGTTTTTGTGGACAAAGACGAAAAAATAGCAGATGCTGTTATCGGCTATAACAAAATAATAAAAACAACTGGCTCAAAC
This genomic window from Bacteroidales bacterium contains:
- a CDS encoding T9SS type A sorting domain-containing protein yields the protein MKKIFCVFLSVIALASFAQSKSVGSDSIKVEKYIINIDTINISNKSMYAHTDIFFIPKKENLCFIPIDLLKLNVDSIFLNSTKITSWTYNDTLLNIESPTPLSMADTSHLKIFYHGHPQTDPSDMGGFYFQSPFAYSIGIGIDANPHTFGRCWFPCIDNFTDKAFYEFKILTDTTQMAVCNGTLIDSSFNSALNKKFWHWKLNAKIPTYLASVAVAPYVCYTDTFNGIKNNIPINIYTIASLYPNISGTFENLKKMLNSYEDKFGPYEWERVGFVGVPFIYGAMEHATNIAFPNIAINGGKTFESVVYHELSHNWFGNLVTCATAEEMWINEGWASFCEFITSETLYGKTAMEENVRNTLLSVLQKAHLDDGGFYPVGNVPHNITYGTTVYRKGALVVYTLRNYMGDSIFFPAVKAYLDSLKFKNASISQLQNILSHHSGIDLSSFFNDWVLTEGFPHFDVDSMKSIPNGSNFTTTVFLRQRLYGRTSFSNNNRVELTFLDENGNSCSRTAFFSGEFDTNTFDLPFNPTIVFVDKDEKIADAVIGYNKIIKTTGSNVFSNASTEMVVSSISDSMILKIEMHKVSPDPVKSNPNIYKISNSRYWRISGIIPDDSQYELKFNYNKTSPFFDADLISTNTSHDSLILLYRKSPAYDWEITPFKKLGNYSTGKLISTNGKTGEYTLGIGEPNQSKAEDFNTKSALEIYPNPSVEKIYIDNINTECSIINILDINGKLVLSKKISSGQNTTHFNVEKLNSGIFILHEIDGNGNIISQSKFAVEK